The window AGGTTGATTTCGGCCTTCAAGTAACTCTAGGATCACCTCTGTCGCTCGATCAAAGAATTTTCTatcaatccatttgaaatatttacaattcGAGCCTTCTCTATATCTACCGtacccatggaatcttctcctAGGATTCAACCAAATTCAAGATGTTCTTCtcggactcggtaacccacaataacAATAACGCTTACCATctaattcacttttttttataagaatgtGAGCCGCTGCTGAAGCTTCTGCCCTCCATTTGCATGAGTGAGCTGATAACTTTGGGAGAAAATCGAAATATTCACTCGAATTGATCAAAttggagatttagggttttcaaatTCCAATTCTGCTCGAATTTtgagatttagggtttcttatttgGGAGAAAAAATGCTAGACGGCATCATTGTGTCGTTTGCATGCTGATTGTATTCTCCGCGATCCACGTCGACTccaaatattaataaaaaaaattgccacatcggaTTTTCGGCCAACTAGATCGACGTTGGCACTGAAAtgagcgtttttcaaaaattttggcacttaaatgatccgattgaaacttttggcaccaaaatgagcgaCGTACACAAGTTATGGCACTGATTGTGTACTTCTTCCTCAACTTGCAAACAAGTCTAAACATAGGACATCCTTCCACAGGAGCCTCCCAAACTTGAGAAACAATAGCATTGAACTCCGAATGCTTCATTCAAAAGCCCTAAAATTTGAACGACTTCCTCCGAGGAATCGGGTTAAGCACCTTGACCACCACGGGAGTGTGATCGGAGATACCTGGCACCAAGAAGGAAGCTTCAGAGTACGAGAACTCATGGCTTCATTTACAATTCACCATAACTCTATCGATCTTTCTTGCTTTCCTAGTAGAGCCCACTGAAGTTGTCCAAGTGTATCTGAATCCTACATATCTTAGGTCTTCGAGTTCCGCTTGTGCCAAGCACTGTCCAAACTTGTCAAAAACACGATATCTAAGCATTGGATCTGCCAACCCGGTCAGATGGGTCTTTAATAGCATTAAAGCCTCCCATCACAAGCCAAGCCGAGTTTTGCAAAGCAATGCTTCTAAGAACAAGATCCTCCCATAGAGATCTCTTGAGCGTGAACGTGTGCTCGCCAAAAACCACTAACACACAACAAGCCACTCCAGAATCCAATCATTTAAGGTTCCCATGCACTGCTTGATCTGAAATAGAGAGAGCTTCAAAGCTAACCCGAGCCGGGTCCCATCCAACCCAAATCCTACCCCTAGGGGAGAATTCATAGTTTGAGACCCAAGACCAATCTCTCAACAAAGTCCCAGAGATTGAATTGAATAGATTTTGTGGAACCTTCGTTTCCACTACACCAATCAAACACAATTGGTTTGAGAAAGCCAAGCTTCGAACCTCAGCTTGTCTGGTGGGGTTAACAAAGCCCTTCACATTCCAACAACCTATATACATATACAAAGAGAGAGGAATAGGATTACCTCCTCATCGGTAGCTTGTGCTGATTGGAAGGCGGAGCAGGCCAAGAGGAGCGAGGCGGCGAGTCAGGAGCTAGAGCCATCAAGTTGTCTTGGATGGACTTCACACCCGTAGAAATAGGAGGGGCTTTCGGAGACGGGCAGGGGGATAACAGGTCATCTGAGCTGGCAATCCAGTTTGCCGATCGATCCAACTCCTTCCTAGGGCTCACTGGCTCTATTGAATCTTCACCAGGACCGATCGGCCCTCTTCGGCTGTTGGGGCATGTGCTTCTGTCATTGTAATAATTCGCAATCCTCTCTCGGCATTGCAAGTTGAAGTAGAAGGTAAACTCCTATCTACTGCAGCTGCCTTCTCTTTGTTTGTGCGATCCTCATCCCCCGAGCTAACCAGAAGTGCCAAGGCAATTTCCCTAGGAGGAgggtccttcttcttcttccctttagcAAGATTCCACCCTATCTTAGCCTGCCGAGGTCTATCCTCCAACACAGGATCATCAGCAGGTAGATGTGACGCATCAAGAGGGGTGGAATCAATCTGCTCTTGCTAAGCCTGCCTTCGTTGGCCTTCAACTTTTGCAAGGGCTTTAATCAAAATAGGAGGAGATGGGGCTAGAGACGTACCTTGGGGAACAAGGGAAGCAACGGCCGGAGCCTATTAAGCGGCAGACACAGCGAAGGACGAGCAGGGGTATGGGCACATTTATGGCTGAAGATTCCACACCCTGAGCATGCAGTAGGTCTCCATTCATACTCCACCCCCACTAAGCATGATTCACCATTGTGGACAACTTCTATAGCATCATAAATGGGTTGCTTCATTGTAATTTCAACACAGACTTTGGCAAAAGCTAGCATCTTTATCTGCTTAGTGCACAAGTCCACATACAGTGGCTTGCCAACTGCGCTAGCCACCTTGCTGATCCCTTGCGAAGACCAGAAGGCAAGAGGAAGGTTCCTCCGCCTAATCCACACAGGCACAATCAAATGGCTATCTTTCTTTAGCTCCAATGCGGGTTCCCATTCTTGCAAAACCAAGGGCACTCTAGCAACCGTGATAGCCCCCTCTCGGGACCTTTCTGCGAAAATCTCCATCGAGacacatggaaaaaaaaaaaaagccttgtCCATTAGACATTACCTCCACCAGATTCAACTCCCACACGTTTTTAAGTGCCAATTCAATTACTTTGAACGGTAATCTCTTGCCAATAAAGTAACCCACAAGGCACTCTTGCAGCTTAGCATCAGCAGCCTCAAGTGTATCATCAGATAGCTCAACAACCAATTTGTTGTTGATatatgaaggaggaaaaaactCCAAATCATAGCACTTTGCAGCAACCTTGGCTACGCTGGCCTAAGCACGGGCATTCAGGTTCTTTGACTCCCTCCTAGGCCGAGGACGCTTAGAGCTAAACCTACCTCGGCTTCTACCTCGAGGCCCAGCAGGAGCATGAGGGGGCCGAGCCACCTGAGGATTATCACTTGAAATAACTAGAGATGGAGCATCACGTTTTGAATCCTCCTTCGATGTACCAACCTGAGCCGAATGGCCATGAATAGGAGGAGGCGGGCTTCGAACACTAGGCCCTTCCCCAGCCCATCGATGTGGGCCAAACCCGACTCGGAGGCCATCTCAGCAAAGAAACCGCGAACACAATAGCAATAGACGAAGAGAAACCCTAACCGAGCTCACACATCACGGCCCAAACAAGAGCGTACCAAGGCAAACTCTTTGGGGAAATCTGTGCGCAGCAACTCAGAACTCATTCCTTCTCCGTCCTTGAAGCGCCGCCCTCTCTAGAGCTTGCCGCCGTGATCCTCCGGTCCCCGTGGAATGCAAGAACAGAGGGACTTCGCCGCAACGTGGGCTTGCCCCTCGCTGGTGAAGGGAGCAGTGGAATCTTGAATGCTTATGTCGCCCCCCGTCGTTGCCGGATCAAGCTTGGTAGTGGTGGCTGATGCACGTGCAAGGAGGGACGCCATAGGGAGCTTGCTGGTTGCCGGAGGGTTTCGCTCCGGTGCGTGTGCAGGGAGGGATGCTGCAGGGGAGATGGCTGGTCGCTGAAGGGTTCCGCTCCGATattctttttccacaaaatttctccctttttgaatgaaaaatcaTCAACCAATATTCTTTTTCCTGGTCAAATAAAATGAGTCTAAAGCAAAACTCATTTTTACTACAACAAAGTCtttgctttttaatttctttaatcgtAGTGAGATGTGCATTATTGAAGCAAAACTCATTATTTGTTGTTCTCGAGTGTGGTGATGCATCGTGTAACTAGTCCAATGCTCTTCTTCCTCAAGCCATCAATATAAGCGCCGGATATATCGCTCCAATTAGGGACCATTTAGAAATAATAATATGAGTACTGATTTCACCTAAGTAAGTCATTCCATAATTACGTAGTGAGTACTGATTTCACCTAATTAATTAGATTCAATTTCGCTTAAAGACATGAGTTAACAATATCTCGAAAGAATGAGTATATATTGACAGACGATTTAACTATGATTCTATTAATGCAGGACTATTGTCCATAGAAAGTTTGTGGAATCAATATTAATTGTTTTAAAACTTTTGGCTGTTATATTAAGACATTGTTTAATATTAAGAAAGTTTGTGAACATTttaacatggtattagagccagaTTCTACCTCAATTTAATTATCATATGCAATCctgtttgtcaaatttttttgtgatctcCCTCCATGTTATAATATAAATCAAGTGGAAAAACAAGAGAGAGCCCAAAGTCTAAATCTAGCAGTTATTGAACAGACCAAATTCAACTGAATAGTCAACTTGaatgaattattattatatcCAATGTGAACTTTTCCTATTCCTACCACCTCACATCTTGGGTACTAGTATAAAGCTAATAGTAATATGGGCCTTCAATCATGTATATTGATCGATGTTGCTCCTCTTGTGTGCGTCTTTTGCTTCTTTATTAGCCCGCGACTGAAGCCGGTAGCTCCAGCCCAACAAaatacatctctctctctctctctcattgagAAAGCCATAAAATAAAACgataagaagagagaagcaaAATGATAGACAAGAAACCAAACTTGTACTCCAGTTCTAGCAAGGGTGTATGGTCGAGATTGATGAGAgaggattaatttttaaaaaaattaatcacacCTAATTAATTACAATGGTCAAAGGCCCAATAAGAGATGAACGCTTTTAAGTTCTTGAGCTGCTATGGCAGAAATTGAGAATAAATAGACTATTTGGACCTAACTTTTTCCGAATTGCAAGGTTTCGACAAGTATCGACTGTAAGGCACCTCGAACATACTTCATTGATGGAGCAACATATTCATATAAGGCACACTGAAGAAGACAAGTAGTTGagaaaagtttcaaacttcGGAATTCTAATTTTCACGTCCCTCACTTCAACTTGACCGAATGACTTCctttaaatactcatccacgcCATACTAGCCGTTGACATTCTTCGGAAggatttcttccaatcaacccataTGACATAATCTATTAAAGAGATCTTGTAGCCGTTTGAAGATAgagatgaaaattcaattaatactggtcgtccatacaatcagaattTAGGTTTTCATAAATAGAATTTTCTCATAAGGAActtatcttcaagattgatCTTGTCAAATTTGTGATTAActtaatcaatatatatatatatatatagtgaaaTTCTTGGCCAGAAGATAGTCGTTGAAAGAATCTTTTGTTTCCAAATGAAGTTCATATGTATCACATGTCGTCGACTCTGGTTCTAGACTCTTTCTCATTATAGACACAATCTCAGTCTGGACTTTGTCAAAATGCAAAATACTTGTAGGATCAAATAGACTTAAGCAAAAGTCTTCAATAGAAACTTGATAAATCCTCAAAAATAACTCACAAGAAATTTGTACTTAAAATAAGCATTAGAAAcaaaaagttttgtcaacttcaaaatttggtAGGAGTTCTCTcaacaatctctccattttttatggtaacaaaactttCATGTAGATCTAAAGAACAATACTTTAAGTTAccttgcaaaacaacactttagcAACAGAAGATATAGAGTTACGAATAAGCAAATATTAGGTAAGCATCATACTTATTGAAAGCAATCACAACTCAAAAAGTCTGCAAAAATTTGTACAAGAAGCACACCAACACaccaaaatattaaaatctaCAAAGTCTccttttttgtcaacagcaaaaaaagaaaatcaaactagCATAAACATAGAAATGAAGTTTTGGAAATATCTAGGGTTTTTAGGAACACAAATAAGACGAAAATCCTCCAAATTCTGCACGGTCTCCTCAAGCTTTGTCAGGCACTGACCAAAGACAGTCTCGACCTTAGCTAAATTATGAACTGCTCGCTAGTTGATGGTTCGAACTTTGTCATCAAGAGGTTGTACCTTCCCACTAAGAGATTCTGCGGTAGTATCAAGAGAGGCATGCAACCACAAAGTCAAAACACTTGTGATGTAGAAAGTGTGTCTTGAACTCAAGTGCCTCATCGTCAATTCTCTTGTGACTTTGTTGGTCTACCATGACGAAAGCTTTCCTGATCTAGTTGAAAGACAAGAGGAGAGGGAAGTCACTTTTGATGACTATGGATTCATCACTCAAGACAGAATAATTGAGACCGTAAAAGAGAGAAGACAAGGAGAACAAAGTTTGAATAGCGTCATCTAGTTCATGCACATAGAATATTCGCTAAGTCATCTACTTCTATCGCTAGCTATATAAAGAGAATTAAATCAAAGCTGACATTATTCTAATAATTAGAATAATAACATGAGTGTATAAACTTTCAAATACATTCCAAAGTATGCCATTTCATAATTTCAAAGTGAATACTAATTTCacctaattaatcatatttcaTTTCATAATTTCAAAGTGAGTACTTATTTCACCTAATTAATCagatttaatttcttttaaagacTAAGTTAACGATGTCTTGAATAATTAAGTATATCGATAGGTGATTTAATTTTGATTCTATTAATGTGGGACTATTGTGTATACAAAGTTCGGAATCAATGTTCATTGTTTTAAAAACATTGACTATCTTATGAAGACattgattaatattaaaatttcattttaaaatatctCACATCGCTTGTTTACAGAGAATTCATATGCTCTTTATGTACAAATGATCCCCCACTATCTAAAAGCTTGGTTTTTTTGGATTATACATTCTAGACGGTATTAAAGGCAATTTCTACCCCCTTTCATTTCCCCATATGCAGCTTGTTTGTGGAATTTCATGTGATCTCCATCCTTGTTATAATCTAAATAACGACATGAAGTAGATGGAATGACAAGAGGGGCCCAATCTCTAAATCTTTCATTTATACTTGACCGGACCAAAGTTAACTGAATAGTCAAATTGAATGATTTATTATATCCAATGTGAACTTCTCCTATTCCTACTACCTCAGATTCTGGGTACTAGTATAATGTTAAATTAATATGGGTTGCATGTAATATCTTCAATTATGTATATTGGCAAGAGACCTTTCTCTGTCTTCTAGAAAGGGAAGAGCAACGCTACTTATCATAaacataaaatcaaatttatagtTCAATTCTAGCAAGTTTGTATGGTTGAGATTGATGAGAGaggattaatattttttttaaattacattaATCACACCTAATTGATACTAATAGTCAAGGCCCAATAAAAGATTACTGTCGCAACCTACCCTTTCTATTTGATGGGGAAAGGGAAAGGACAATATAGATTTAGGGGTATATCCTAAATGATGAGCCTAAGGCACTTAATTAGgtgtgggctctcccaagcccttAATCCACGCAACGTTGGGATATttgatattaaataaaattgacaTCATGAGAATTTCAAATGAAGAGTCGCCACCAGTTTATTGTGGTCAGCTAAAAGCTAAGTGAGGCATGAAAGTATACATTACGTCCGACACAACTAGAGCACCTATGTTCGATGACTTGATTATATTGATTAATCAACTAGTGTCATTTCGTtatttaatcttgttcaaaTACAAGAATGATGTTTGTCAAGcggtttggattgatttttgaGCTTATCCACTAATACGATAGATGATCATACATGTGtgcaattattaaaataacaatcaacaacTAATggagcattaaataaattgtgagaagaaggaagaatctaacactaagaaataagaaaaaaatgacattctTAATTAAGCCAAATGTAAACAACAATAATCATTTAAAGTGTGCAATCCAATGATAAATGAAGTAGAAATGCAAAAACAGCGACCTAACCTCTATTTTTAAGGACATTCAAACCCTATTGCAAAGCTCCAAGAACTTTTTTAGTATGGAGCACATCCTTCTTTCAATTATAGACTTTCACACATTTGAAGAGAATACTTCTTGAAAACTAATTTTAAtgctttttcctaatttttagacgaaaatagaacttttttttttttttttataagtaaatacaataatttcttttacatgatttttaaacttttattttgtaaaaaaattcagaacattctttttaatccaaaaatagGGACACCGGGCTGGGCCCAGGGGCCTTGTCCCAATATAGGCTGCGCTGGCTCGGGCTAAGGACACAAAAATTGGGCCTGATTCCAGTACATCAGGTCCTTCTCAAATAAAACAAATCCGCTAGCCCAACCCGAAACTACTTAAGCCGAGCGAAGCCCAAGCTTTATAAAACTAAATCAACCCCAACCTCAACGCTCAAGCCCACTTACGCTGAACCCAATTTATTGAAAGACCTAATAGAACCCTAAGTTCCCTAAACCTGCCCAAGCCTACCGTCCACAAACGAGAGCCGCTTCCCCGCCCGCTCCTCACCAGGCCATCACTGTTGTCCATCATCAACCATTCAAGATCTTGCAAAAAAATACGGCCACAACGTAGCTGGAGCAAATTGGGCATTAGGAACTCAATAGACAAAATAATGAGGGCTCATTCAGGAACCGTCACAAGGCCTTTGCTACACCGACACACCTCACCGTTTTAGCCTCTAGCATGCATGCGGTTCACCAAAAAAGATCAGAAGAGAATGTGGGCAGAAATTCAGGGTAGCACGAATCATACTAAACGTCGACACACCAGCTCACCAGCCAAGCACTAATATGCATAACAGAACAGAAGGGCTTTCTCGATCACTTATCAGAAGCATTTCATCGAGCGAGTCTTTATGTCCGACTGAAAGCGGTGAGGCACACCGATGAACTGACACTTGTGGTGTCGAGTTCATCCTTACATTGATCAGAGGACATCTCTAGTCGACGAAAATACTTCAAACGAATCCAAGACGCGCTTCACGGAAACAAACTAAGCCTCGGCCTCATTTTAGATTGACACTAACTGAGGCATTATATCAAACGCTTGGGAGCGTCAAATGAAAGGCAACTACGGACAAGAAACAAGACTCAAAACCGGATCAAAGCTCAACAGGCATCGGCAGGGAATGCTCAACATCAACGAAGGACATCATAAGCGAACCCAAAATGCACGCCCCCGCTCAGTATCTTGTGCAAAAACATGAAAGAGCAAGGCAAAAGCAGGGCACAAAATGGGGAAAATAGAGGCGGTCGATGGAGGTCCCTACCCAGCTCGGCAGCGGCGAATGAGGGCGAGCTCGATAGATCGGATCACGTCGGCGCGCCTCCGAGCCAAGATCCTCGGGAAATCAACACAAcccgaaataaaaaaataaaaaaataaaaaataaaaactcgcACCGAGGCCTACCGTGGGGAAAGGGACACGTCAGCGAGGGTCGGCGGTCGAAATCTAGGCGCGGTGGCTACCGGAGGAGGCCTTCCACTCTCGGCCTCGCTCTTCCTCTCggtctctcaatctctctctctctctctctctcggaatCGCTTTGCCAGCTGCCAGCTGCCGGGGCGCTTGCCCTCGACCAGACATCATCGCGCGACGTTCCCTGCGGCTGTCCTGTTCCCCGTCGTAACAGTGTCCCCGTCGCGCTGCAGAGGGCGTGAGCcgtgagggaaagagaggggaagaagaggaaagggcCGGGCCGGTGAAAAGATCAAAAGGGAATGAAGAGGGCCGAGCCCGAGCaggggaaggaaaaaggaaagaaagggcCGGGTCGGAAGAGAAGTGTTATTTGGTAGATAAAGATCATGGTGACGAAAAGGTTATGAGCTAAGTTTTCTAAAATCTACGATGAAAATTGAGCTTCGAGAAGCTTGAGAAAGATATAATAAGAGTTTTGTCCAGTGAGGTCTAGAAGATCCAATTTTCTTGGTTAATAGGCTACTCTTCGCTTGTTTTATCCCCAAAAAGTATAAGGCTACACATTACTTGGCATACTTCATTGCTGGAAATCATTTCAAGTTGAACAtataaattgtttttgttggAATTAATCCAGAGAAAGCACACTGTTTGTTGCAATCAGAACATGAaagtaaagaagatgataacaacTTTATAATTCCATTCCCTTtacaaatcttggagaagaagaaaataagatataacataaaattggaggtgaggtacggataaccgaatctccttaaggcgattagttcctgccaaaggTGCCCcacagattcacgaactatgcctcccaagatacaacaccttgaacttgtttggattagcactatgcaaacggGACtctgtcgaaccgttcaattgaacaaGACACTTAGGAAAATCGGAAGAGTAGAAGAGGACATCAAAGCTCTTTTTTGGAATTGAATCGGGAAAACCAAAAGACCCCAAAACActtatgaagctctatgctcatatatgctcatatctatttatagagctttttagttcattaactaaagagatacatgaattaaatagacgcgtgtatccacgagattcataaataaagagatacatgaatccaagagattcatgtatccaaagatacgtgaattcaagagattcatgaactcaataaatacatgaactaaacaatacatgaatctaggaaattcatgaattcaatagatacgtgaacataaaagtataagaaattcatgaatccaaaaagagatacgtgaacagaaaaaacgtatcttaatttattggcttccgttgatccattaaccataattataaccataattacaacaatcccccacgttaatggatcaacaaaacatttttgactcgaaggaatctgagcatgcctgttgaaataaaccgcatcaagataggtagctttcgctttgaaccttctttagtgaaagcctatcggacttacttaactagtcgatggactaagccttgaatcgccagttgtttgtgtaagcctagacaataaacctcacacggagtatttccaattcaagattgattCTCGGATGTGTTCATTCTTTCGGCCCTGAACCTCTCGAGATTcatgcgtgctttagaaaatctagcctttaaagattttcatagagtcggccagctccacgcatataggtgcattcctattaaagatatcctaccatatctcacttggatgttacttggatgttacattcaaagttataggaatcattaaacgcatagcgtacccttaataacgctgtaggaaagcactgttgcatcataggaatggtaGACAGTGCctacactagagtttccaaaatttgcgttgtcctattgaacctagaccatgggatctccaatcgcataggttaggttttcaccctggaatctctttattgggttaaggctcttaaacccattcccctcgatg of the Eucalyptus grandis isolate ANBG69807.140 chromosome 10, ASM1654582v1, whole genome shotgun sequence genome contains:
- the LOC120288858 gene encoding uncharacterized protein LOC120288858, which gives rise to MEIFAERSREGAITVARVPLVLQEWEPALELKKDSHLIVPVWIRRRNLPLAFWSSQGISKVASAVGKPLYVDLCTKQIKMLAFAKVCVEITMKQPIYDAIEVVHNGESCLVGVEYEWRPTACSGCGIFSHKCAHTPARPSLCLPLNRLRPLLPLFPKDRPRQAKIGWNLAKGKKKKDPPPREIALALLVSSGDEDRTNKEKAAAVDRSLPSTSTCNAERGLRIITMTEAHAPTAEEGRSVLVKIQ